Proteins from one Oryza sativa Japonica Group chromosome 12, ASM3414082v1 genomic window:
- the LOC4351578 gene encoding uncharacterized protein, whose translation MSQLVLLRRIPVRRHCGPSSSRLLSSAAAGAGGVGRRGPYQQQQQEEEESKAVKVSVWWDFENCNLPNGVNPGRVAPRVTAALRAAGIRGPLSITAFGDVVQLARPSQEDLVATGVSISHVPNSGKNSSDRSFMADLVYWIAQNPPPAHFFLISGDKDFANILHRLRMSNYNILLASPGTATTSVLCSAATIMWPWEALVKGEDFSPKRFNHPPDGLAGSWYGHYKGALDDPFVDTEPEELVVVPSDLKHGSIPKYVVNAIQQVLKSYPNGVNLSDLRLELKKKNIYLGNDFFGHKKFSCLLQSLPNFVEFISPPVGANQPCVVAANRKLMGPDKQNFESSTESNVGDNNLNRAIHNDKPPPLPVSTSFSEKNAKTENSSQNIAKKLQTASENPPTFAVLSSRSDVLPEDQKEHPAANLNAQIESPEDHKEVDPTTASGIPSSSGVEDNVNKEGLFKRIWLLWKGPESAKSEVSHLESTSTVVVGDAQSPQQEHNANEHRRLLKRVYKKSCRNGSTDGSDSVTTGSASTSSHDDRSKKLKHVDDMRSLERDTSNSEPCDRSVSVSVDKAEKGDGISKMDKGLFSWVTGWLKFGKSDADNVTANRNVIDEASTDSLKGPESLKVSACGSGEEEVHEIFTKSFFWDVLQQQLSKPLGSELVSKAKTREELVHQLHKLDCWPLKGLAEKDLHQLVNILVSEKKWVEETPSRYFPFRLTLPHKRTCIPSNSRKFDGLSSLFSNGKPLPGKYTGDQSTNSPLPREETLSDCHKLLKDLLLEYEYGFNISIFKLRFAQKHGYELDPQKLGYPDLKSLLQIMPGVRVKFPRVLPAENGNGQAGSKGNGNQSNGDDFVWEELGPVSATTETVQTVDKEMCYRPPTLSDDDFSEDENHADQQPRKEAEASSLLQIIDSWHNSKDVSSKKTQDIDGLVDCSRSDHGYLDNLTGGNAPKPTRPQHKQYSFVSDSEEDTEKGKLVESVLGSLQKARTSKLHN comes from the exons ATGTCCCAGCTCGTGCTCCTCCGCCGCATCCCCGTCCGCCGCCACTGCGGCCCCAGCAGCAGCCGCCTCCTcagctcggccgccgccggggcaGGCGGCGTGGGGCGGCGGGGACcctaccagcagcagcagcaggaggaggaggagagcaagGCGGTGAAGGTGTCCGTGTGGTGGGACTTCGAGAACTGCAACCTCCCCAACGGCGTCAACCCCGGCCGCGTCGCCCCGCGCGTCACCGCcgcgctccgcgccgccggcaTCCGCGGCCCGCTCTCCATCACCGCCTTCGGGGACGTCGTCCAGCTCGCCCGGCCGTCCCAGGAGGACCTCGTCGCCACCGGCGTCTCCATCTCCCACGTCCCCAACA GTGGAAAGAATAGTTCTGATCGGTCATTTATGGCTGATCTTGTCTATTGGATCGCACAGAATCCCCCACCAGCCCATTTTTTCCTTATATCTGGGGATAAAGACTTTGCAAACATTTTGCATCGCCTGCGAATGAGCAACTATAACATACTGCTTGCTTCTCCTGGTACTGCTACCACCAGTGTACTCTGTAGTGCAGCAACAATCATGTGGCCCTGGGAAGCTCTAGTGAAAGGGGAGGATTTCTCACCTAAACGTTTTAACCACCCACCTGATGGTTTAGCTGGTTCTTGGTATGGTCACTATAAAGGAGCCCTGGATGATCCCTTTGTAGACACAGAACCCGAGGAACTCGTTGTAGTACCATCTGATCTCAAGCATGGTTCAATCCCCAAATATGTGGTTAATGCGATCCAGCAGGTACTAAAATCATATCCTAATGGAGTGAATCTGTCAGACCTCCGACTAGagcttaaaaagaaaaatatttatctGGGAAATGATTTTTTTGGCCACAAGAAGTTCTCTTGCCTTCTCCAATCGCTGCCAAATTTTGTGGAATTTATTAGTCCTCCAGTTGGTGCAAACCAGCCATGTGTAGTTGCAGCCAACAGAAAATTGATGGGTCCTgacaaacaaaattttgagagTTCAACTGAAAGTAATGTCGGGGACAATAACTTGAATCGAGCAATACACAATGACAAGCCACCTCCACTCCCTGTGTCGACTTCTTTTTCTGAAAAGAATGCTAAGACCGAAAATTCTTCTCAAAATATTGCCAAGAAGCTGCAGACTGCAAGCGAGAATCCACCTACATTTGCTGTCTTATCTTCCCGATCAGATGTGTTACCTGAGGATCAAAAGGAGCACCCAGCTGCCAACTTGAATGCACAGATAGAATCACCAGAGGACCACAAGGAAGTTGATCCTACGACTGCCTCTGGAATTCCCTCTTCCTCAGGGGTGGAAGACAATGTTAACAAGGAAGGGCTATTCAAAAGGATCTGGCTATTGTGGAAAGGCCCTGAGAGTGCCAAGTCTGAAGTTTCCCATCTTGAAAGTACTTCCACTGTAGTGGTTGGTGATGCCCAATCTCCTCAGCAAGAGCATAATGCTAATGAGCATCGGAGACTTTTGAAGAGAGTCTATAAAAAATCTTGTCGAAATGGCAGCACAGACGGATCTGACAGTGTGACAACAGGCAGTGCATCAACTTCATCTCATGATGACCGCTCTAAAAAGTTAAAGCATGTGGATGATATGAGATCATTAGAAAGGGATACATCAAATTCAGAACCATGTGATAGATCTGTATCTGTTTCCGTGGACAAAGCTGAGAAAGGAGATGGTATTTCCAAAATGGATAAGGGTTTATTTAGCTGGGTAACAGGGTGGTTGAAATTTGGAAAATCAGATGCAGATAATGTTACAGCCAATAGAAATGTGATTGATGAAGCAAGCACAGACTCACTAAAAGGACCTGAATCCTTGAAGGTTTCAGCTTGTGGAAGTGGAGAAGAGGAGGTTCATGAAATATTCACAAAATCTTTCTTCTGGGATGTTTTGCAGCAACAGCTATCAAAGCCCCTTGGTTCTGAGCTTGTTTCAAAAGCAAAGACAAG GGAGGAGTTAGTGCATCAATTGCACAAATTAGATTGTTGGCCTCTGAAAGGCCTAGCTGAGAAAGATCTCCATCAGCTGGTGAATATTTTAGTTTCAGAGAAGAAATGGGTTGAAGAAACCCCTTCCAGGTATTTTCCGTTTCGTCTTACCCTTCCTCACAAGAGAACATGCATTCCATCGAACTCCAGGAAGTTTGATGGTCTCAGTTCTCTGTTTTCCAATGGGAAGCCATTGCCGGGCAAATACACTGGTGATCAAAGCACAAACAGTCCTCTCCCTAGGGAGGAAACTTTGTCGGACTGTCACAAGCTGTTAAAGGACCTTCTTCTGGAATATGAATATGGTTTTAACATCAGCATTTTCAAGCTTCGTTTTGCTCAGAAGCATGGATATGAGCTAGACCCTCAAAAGCTTGGATATCCAGACCTTAAGTCCCTGTTGCAGATTATGCCTGGTGTGAGAGTAAAATTTCCAAGGGTTCTACCTGCAGAAAACGGAAATGGCCAAGCTGGCAGCAAGGGCAATGGAAATCAAAGTAATGGCGATGACTTTGTTTGGGAGGAACTTGGTCCTGTATCTGCTACCACTGAAACTGTGCAAACTGTTGACAAAGAAATGTGCTACCGTCCTCCTACTCTTTCAGATGATGATTTTTCAGAGGATGAGAACCATGCAGACCAGCAGCCTAGAAAAGAGGCTGAAGCAAGCTCGCTCCTCCAAATTATTGATTCCTGGCACAATAGTAAGGATGTCTCTAGCAAAAAAACTCAAGACATTGATGGGCTTGTTGATTGTTCAAGGAGTGACCATGGCTATCTTGACAATCTGACCGGAGGAAATGCACCGAAGCCTACAAGGCCACAGCATAAACAGTACTCTTTCGTGTCAGACTCGGAAGAAGATACAGAGAAGGGTAAGCTAGTTGAGAGCGTCTTGGGCAGCTTGCAAAAAGCACGGACCTCAAAGTTGCACAACTGA
- the LOC4351579 gene encoding cyclic nucleotide-gated ion channel 18, producing MAGFLHRHVLPPFRRPPLPFFRSGGGGRGGATASGPSAAGAPASASAAAAAPARRRPWTPRRILDPGDDVVLRWNRLFLVTCMVGLFVDPMYFYLLHTGLKSCVTMDMQIGVGVTAVRTVADLFYLAHMILKFRTAFVAPSSRVFGRGELVRDPDQIAIRYLKNDFIIDLAAMLPIPQVIIWFVIPAVNNSSANHTNNTLSMIVLIQYIPRVFLIVSLNSKIVKSSGVVTRTAWAGAAYNLLLYTLASHVLGALWYLLSIERQYTCWMDVCTRENGTNPAIPKCYMSYLDCKTLEDPIRMDWHSRSEIDHQCLLPEATYVYGLFADALNLDVAKVNFWDKYLYCLWWGFRNLSSYGQNLENSTYRGETIFCILICIMGLVFFSHLIGNMQTYLQSMTVRLEEWRVKRRDIEEWMRHRQLPLELQERVRRFFQYKWLATRGVDEESILQSLPLDLRREIQRHLCLALVRRVPFFSQMDEQLLDAICERLVSSLSTKDAYIVREGDPVSEMLFVIRGELESSTTDGGRTNFFSSITLRPGDFCGEELLTWALMPNPSLNFPQSTRTVRSVTEVEAFALRAEDLKYVANQFKRLHSKRLQHAFRYYSHQWRSWGACFVQGAWRRYKKRKLARELSKQEELYYMQGQGGDDGDGHDDSDSAPLLGAGVGAGGDHRDGAAAGAAHLGATFLASKFAKNTKKSAAAHHGKARMEDVSSIKFPKLAKPDEPDFSLSSDDVL from the exons atggccgGCTTCCTGCACCGCCACGTGCTCCCCCCgttccgccgcccgccgctgcccttcttccgctcgggcggcggcggccggggcggcgccaccgcctcggggccgtcggcggcgggggcgcccgcctccgcctccgccgccgccgccgcccccgcgcggcggcggccgtggacgCCGCGGCGGATCCTCGACCCGGGCGACGACGTGGTGCTCCGGTGGAACCGCCTCTTCCTGGTGACCTGCATGGTCGGGCTGTTCGTGGATCCCATGTACTTCTACCTCCTCCACACCGGCCTCAAGTCGTGCGTCACCATGGACATGCAGATCGGCGTCGGCGTCACCGCCGTGCGCACCGTCGCCGACCTCTTCTACCTCGCCCACATGATCCTCAAGTTCCGCACCGCCTTCGTCGCCCCGAGCTCCCGCGTCTTCGGCCGCGGCGAGCTCGTCCGCGACCCCGACCAGATCGCCATCCGCTACCTCAAGAACGACTTCATCATCGACCTCGCCGCCATGCTCCCCATCCCCCAG GTGATTATCTGGTTTGTCATACCAGCCGTGAACAACTCATCTGCAAACCACACCAACAACACGCTCTCGATGATCGTGCTGATCCAGTACATCCCCAGAGTGTTCCTCATCGTCTCCTTGAACTCCAAGATCGTCAAGTCCAGTGGAGTCGTCACAAGAACTGCCTGGGCTGGCGCTGCTTACAATCTCCTACTCTACACACTGGCAAGCCAT GTTCTTGGGGCGCTGTGGTATCTTCTGTCGATAGAGAGGCAGTACACATGCTGGATGGACGTGTGCACTAGGGAGAACGGCACGAACCCGGCGATACCCAAGTGCTACATGAGCTACCTGGACTGCAAGACGCTGGAGGATCCCATCCGGATGGACTGGCACTCGCGCAGCGAGATCGACCACCAGTGTCTCCTCCCTGAGGCCACCTACGTCTACGGCTTGTTCGCCGATGCGCTCAACCTGGATGTCGCCAAGGTGAACTTCTGGGACAAGTATCTCTACTGCCTCTGGTGGGGGTTCAGGAACCTCAG TTCGTATGGACAGAACTTGGAGAACAGCACATACAGGGGAGAAACCATTTTCTGCATCCTGATATGCATCATGGGACTCGTCTTCTTCTCACATCTTATTGGAAACATGCAG ACGTACTTGCAATCGATGACGGTGAGGCTGGAGGAATGGCGGGTGAAGCGGCGGGACATCGAGGAGTGGATGCGCCACCGGCAGCTGCCGCTGGAGCTGCAGGAGAGGGTGAGGAGGTTCTTCCAGTACAAGTGGCTGGCGACGAGGGGCGTCGACGAGGAGTCCATCCTCCAGTCGCTGCCGCTCGATCTCCGGCGAGAGATCCAGCGCCACCTCTGCCTCGCCCTCGTCCGCCGCGTCCCCTTCTTCTCCCAGATGGACGAGCAGCTGCTCGACGCCATCTGCGAGCGCCTCGTCTCCTCGCTGAGCACCAAGGACGCCTACATCGTCCGCGAGGGCGACCCGGTCAGCGAGATGCTGTTCGTCATCCGCGGCGAGCTCGAGAGCtccaccaccgacggcggccggACCAACTTCTTTAGCTCCATCACCCTCCGCCCCGGCGACTTCTGCGGCGAGGAGCTCCTCACCTGGGCGCTCATGCCCAACCCCAGCCTCAACTTCCCGCAGTCGACGAGGACGGTGAGGTCGGTCACCGAGGTGGAGGCGTTCGCGCTCCGCGCCGAGGACCTCAAGTACGTCGCCAACCAGTTCAAGCGGCTGCACAGCAAGCGGCTGCAGCACGCGTTCCGGTACTACTCCCACCAATGGCGGAGCTGGGGCGCGTGCTTCGTGCAGGGCGCGTGGCGCCGCTACAAGAAGCGCAAGCTCGCCAGGGAGCTCAGCAAGCAGGAGGAGCTCTACTACATGCAGGGccagggcggcgacgacggcgacgggcacGACGACAGCGACAGCGCGCCGCTGCTCGgtgccggcgtcggcgccggcggagaccacagggacggcgccgccgccggcgcggcgcacCTCGGCGCGACGTTCCTGGCGTCCAAGTTCGCCAAGAACACCAAGAAGAGCGCCGCGGCGCACCACGGCAAGGCGAGGATGGAGGACGTGTCCAGCATCAAGTTCCCCAAGCTGGCCAAGCCCGACGAGCCCGACTTCTCCCTCAGCTCCGACGACGTGCTGTGA